In the genome of Candoia aspera isolate rCanAsp1 chromosome 1, rCanAsp1.hap2, whole genome shotgun sequence, one region contains:
- the LOC134487422 gene encoding actin-like protein 9 has product MGRSSTPERGRSAVKTGAVVIDTGTGTCKAGFAGQQTPQAVIGTLVGHPTEKSMRTRRDRPDTFIGEQARLEPDIDIIFPVRHGIIIDWEAAEALWRHLFYHDLKVAPEEHALLMSDPPLCPTTNREKLVEVVFESLNSPGMYVAYQSVLSVYAHGKMSGLVVDTGHAMTHTVPVHEGYNLPHAIERMDIAGANMTSFLIYSVWTGGSVLASLKNFQPCWIRKEQYHESGPYIVHRKCY; this is encoded by the exons ATGGGAAGGTCAAGTACTCCAGAAAGAGGACGTTCAGCTGTCAAGACAGGAGCTGTTGTCATAGATACTGGTACAGGGACATGTAAAGCTGGCTTTGCTGGTCAGCAGACCCCCCAGGCAGTTATTGGGACATTGGTTGGACACCCTACAGAAAAATCTATGAGGACTAGAAGAGATAGACCAGATACATTCATTGGAGAGCAAGCTCGATTGGAACCTGATATTGATATCATTTTTCCAGTAAGGCATGGCATAATCATAGACTGGGAAGCAGCTGAAGCACTGTGGAGGCACCTGTTCTACCATGACCTCAAAGTTGCTCCAGAAGAACATGCACTTTTAATGTCTGATCCTCCTCTCTGTCCAACTACAAACAGGGAAAAATTGGTGGAGGTTGTCTTTGAGTCTCTCAATTCTCCTGGAATGTATGTGGCATATCAGTCTGTACTGTCAGTGTACGCTCATGGAAAAATGAGTGGATTAGTGGTAGATACAGGCCATGCTATGACACACACTGTACCAGTCCATGAAGGATACAATTTGCCACATGCCATAGAAAGGATGGACATTGCTGGAGCCAATATGACATCTTTTTTGAT CTATTCTGTCTGGACAGGAGGTTCCGTTCTTGCTTCCCTGAAAAACTTCCAGCCATGCTGGATCAGAAAGGAGCAATACCATGAAAGTGGACCATACATTGTCCACAGGAAGTGCTACTGA